The following are encoded together in the Streptomyces sp. NBC_00358 genome:
- a CDS encoding FKBP-type peptidyl-prolyl cis-trans isomerase, protein MRRRSLLLSVPAGLVTLAGCGDDGKSDTAKSSSSPSPSASAAASAPPPPKIVDGPLPAITAGTKFGEKPTVAKGTGEPSKDLAVRTVIAGGGQTVAENDYIQANYLGQIWATAKVFDNSYDRKTPLVIQLAQGGIIDGWRYGLVGKKAGSRVEMSVPPTWGYGTQGNAKAGIKGTDTLVFVVDIEATFNSKSSAKGKNVAQSDAALPKVGTNTDGAAPKITVPKSKAPTALVANYVIEGDGDVVKADSAVLVQYEGVLWDTGKEFDSTYSRNQLTSFSLQQVVKGWAQGLTGKKVGSRVLIVIPPKLGYGDNPPAGSGIKKDSTLVFSVDILAKM, encoded by the coding sequence GTGCGCCGACGCTCACTCCTTCTCTCCGTACCCGCTGGACTGGTCACACTCGCCGGATGCGGTGACGACGGCAAGTCAGACACGGCCAAGTCCAGCAGCAGCCCGTCGCCTTCGGCCTCTGCCGCGGCCTCCGCGCCGCCCCCGCCGAAGATCGTCGACGGTCCGCTTCCGGCGATCACCGCGGGTACGAAGTTCGGTGAGAAGCCGACCGTCGCCAAGGGCACCGGGGAGCCGTCGAAGGACCTCGCGGTGCGGACGGTCATCGCGGGCGGCGGTCAGACGGTCGCGGAGAACGACTACATCCAGGCCAACTACCTGGGTCAGATCTGGGCCACGGCGAAGGTCTTCGACAACTCGTACGACCGCAAGACGCCGCTGGTCATCCAGCTCGCGCAGGGCGGCATCATCGACGGCTGGCGTTACGGTCTGGTGGGCAAGAAGGCCGGCAGCCGCGTCGAGATGTCCGTCCCCCCGACCTGGGGCTACGGCACTCAGGGCAACGCGAAAGCGGGGATCAAGGGCACCGACACGCTGGTTTTCGTGGTCGACATCGAGGCCACGTTCAACTCGAAGAGCTCCGCCAAGGGCAAGAACGTGGCGCAGAGCGACGCGGCGCTGCCGAAGGTCGGGACCAACACGGACGGTGCCGCCCCCAAGATCACGGTGCCGAAGTCGAAGGCTCCCACGGCGCTCGTGGCGAACTATGTGATCGAGGGCGACGGTGACGTCGTCAAGGCCGACAGCGCCGTCCTGGTGCAGTACGAGGGTGTGCTCTGGGACACCGGCAAGGAGTTCGATTCCACGTACAGCCGGAACCAGCTCACGTCGTTCTCGCTCCAGCAGGTCGTCAAGGGCTGGGCGCAGGGCCTGACCGGCAAGAAGGTCGGCAGCCGCGTCCTCATCGTGATCCCGCCGAAGCTGGGCTACGGCGACAACCCGCCGGCCGGCAGCGGTATCAAGAAGGACTCCACGCTCGTCTTCTCCGTCGACATCCTGGCGAAGATGTAA
- a CDS encoding MFS transporter: MAAGYLEILRARHAARLLVGTLVGRLPNATAAIAVVLFVRAEGGTYSLAGALAAVYGVANAVGQPLLGRLVDLYGQPRVQLPAAVVSALGMCAFAFVGTGRPGLACAAMAVAGLFTPPLEGGLRALWPSVLRKEEQVHTAYAMDAVAQEVMFTVGPLLVTLCVSLWSARAALLILSVIGVLGALSVVLSPPSRAWRSAPREAHWLGALRSPGLLALLGAFLFVGIALGSITVAGVSYADAHGGDAVYGWLMAGIGLGALLGGTVYGARRWGGAPERRLRVLVALLAVCYVPLMLVPGPVAMTALATLAGVFLAPCIACAFVLVDRHAPAGTVTEAFSWLVTTFTVGASVGTGLAGPVVEWGGAARGFAVPGVAGVAALVVLLATGRVLAATGRGEVVAVSSENDPNRAVEPRFS, encoded by the coding sequence ATGGCCGCGGGATACCTGGAGATCCTCAGGGCGAGGCACGCCGCCCGGCTGCTCGTCGGCACGCTCGTGGGGCGGCTGCCGAACGCGACGGCGGCCATCGCCGTCGTGCTCTTCGTCCGGGCCGAGGGCGGCACGTACAGCCTCGCGGGAGCGCTCGCCGCCGTGTACGGGGTGGCCAACGCGGTGGGGCAGCCGCTGCTCGGCCGGCTCGTCGACCTGTACGGGCAGCCACGGGTGCAGCTTCCCGCGGCGGTCGTCTCGGCCCTGGGGATGTGCGCCTTCGCCTTCGTCGGGACGGGCCGGCCGGGTCTCGCCTGTGCCGCGATGGCCGTGGCCGGGCTCTTCACGCCGCCTCTGGAGGGAGGCCTGAGGGCGCTGTGGCCGTCGGTCCTGCGCAAGGAGGAGCAGGTGCACACCGCGTACGCGATGGACGCGGTGGCGCAGGAAGTCATGTTCACCGTCGGACCGTTGCTGGTGACGCTGTGCGTCTCGCTCTGGTCGGCGCGGGCCGCGCTGCTGATCCTGAGCGTCATCGGCGTCCTGGGCGCCCTCTCCGTGGTCCTGTCGCCGCCCTCGCGCGCGTGGCGTTCGGCGCCGCGCGAGGCGCACTGGCTCGGCGCCCTGCGCTCTCCGGGGCTGCTGGCGCTGCTCGGGGCCTTCCTGTTCGTCGGGATCGCGCTCGGCTCGATCACGGTCGCCGGGGTGTCCTACGCCGACGCGCACGGCGGGGACGCGGTGTACGGCTGGCTGATGGCGGGCATCGGCCTCGGCGCGCTGCTCGGCGGCACGGTGTACGGCGCGCGTCGCTGGGGCGGCGCGCCGGAGCGGCGACTGCGGGTGCTCGTGGCCCTTCTGGCGGTGTGTTACGTCCCGCTGATGCTGGTGCCCGGTCCGGTCGCGATGACCGCTCTGGCCACGCTCGCCGGGGTGTTCCTCGCGCCCTGCATCGCGTGTGCGTTCGTCCTGGTGGACCGGCACGCTCCGGCCGGCACCGTCACCGAGGCGTTCTCCTGGCTCGTGACGACGTTCACCGTCGGCGCGTCGGTGGGAACGGGCCTCGCGGGGCCGGTCGTCGAGTGGGGCGGGGCTGCCCGGGGCTTCGCCGTTCCGGGTGTCGCGGGCGTGGCCGCGCTGGTGGTTCTGCTGGCCACGGGCCGGGTCCTCGCAGCTACCGGGAGGGGCGAGGTCGTTGCGGTCTCATCGGAAAATGATCCAAACCGAGCCGTCGAACCCCGTTTCAGCTAG
- a CDS encoding helix-turn-helix transcriptional regulator — protein sequence MAIAKAERLMNLALCLLGTRRPLSKRELRESIEAYLEAGSDDSFNRMFERDKDDLRELGLVIETVENLDGEVGYLARRDSNRLPPITLDAEEAAALGLAAKVWQQARLAGAASGALQKLRAAGLPEDVDPYGSHGALEPHIPVHESAFEPLMLACRDRRPVIFDYRKATAAHPGTRHVEPWALECWRGHWYLAGWDRDRGAERVFRLSRITGKVRARAGRYTAEVPDVVTVRETVAGWAGEITDRSALIRLRSGAGYPLRAKAVSVRELGGGWDELEIPYGHGLDAWLVEFGPDVVVLEPTELRADVLDRLRAVAKG from the coding sequence ATGGCCATTGCCAAGGCCGAGCGGCTGATGAACCTCGCACTGTGTCTGCTCGGGACGCGGCGGCCGCTCAGCAAGCGCGAACTCCGCGAGTCCATCGAGGCCTATCTGGAAGCGGGGTCGGACGACTCCTTCAACCGGATGTTCGAGCGGGACAAGGACGATCTGCGCGAACTCGGTCTGGTCATCGAGACGGTGGAGAACCTGGACGGCGAGGTCGGCTATCTGGCCCGCCGCGACAGCAACCGCCTGCCGCCCATCACGCTCGACGCCGAGGAGGCGGCCGCCCTCGGTCTGGCCGCCAAGGTGTGGCAGCAGGCCCGGCTCGCCGGTGCCGCCAGCGGGGCGCTGCAGAAACTGCGCGCCGCCGGTCTGCCCGAGGACGTGGACCCGTACGGTTCCCACGGTGCCCTGGAGCCGCACATCCCGGTCCACGAGAGCGCCTTCGAGCCCTTGATGCTGGCCTGCCGCGACCGCCGCCCGGTGATCTTCGACTACCGCAAGGCCACCGCCGCGCACCCCGGGACGCGGCACGTCGAGCCCTGGGCCCTGGAGTGCTGGCGCGGTCACTGGTACCTCGCGGGCTGGGACCGCGACCGCGGTGCCGAGCGCGTCTTCCGGCTCTCCCGGATCACCGGAAAGGTCCGTGCCCGCGCCGGGCGGTACACGGCCGAGGTGCCCGATGTCGTCACCGTGCGCGAGACGGTGGCCGGCTGGGCGGGGGAGATCACCGACCGCTCCGCGCTGATCCGGCTGCGCTCCGGCGCCGGCTACCCGCTGCGGGCCAAGGCCGTCTCCGTACGGGAACTGGGCGGCGGATGGGACGAGTTGGAGATTCCGTACGGGCACGGCCTGGACGCCTGGCTCGTCGAGTTCGGCCCGGACGTGGTGGTCCTGGAGCCGACCGAACTGCGGGCCGATGTGCTCGACCGGCTGCGCGCCGTGGCCAAGGGCTGA
- the pafA gene encoding Pup--protein ligase, whose translation MDRRIFGLENEYGVTCTFRGQRRLSPDEVARYLFRRVVSWGRSSNVFLRNGARLYLDVGSHPEYATPECDNVTELVTHDKAGERILEGLLVDAERRLHEEGIAGDVYLFKNNTDSAGNSYGCHENYLVARHGEFSRLADILIPFLVTRQLLCGAGKVLQTPRGAVYCVSQRAEHIWEGVSSATTRSRPIINTRDEPHADAERYRRLHVIVGDSNMSETTMLLKVGATDLVLRMIEAGTVMRDLTLENPIRAIREVSHDITGRRKVRLASGREASALEVQREYYEKAVDFVERRGIRTGTVEQVLELWGRVLDSIEAEDLDRIGTEIDWVMKYQLIERYRAKHNMTMSHPRVAQIDLAYHDIHRRRGLYYLLERKGQAARICNDLKIFEGKSVPPQTTRARLRGDFIRRAQEQRRDFTVDWVHLKLNDQAQRTVLCKDPFRSVDDRVEKLIAGM comes from the coding sequence ATGGACCGCCGCATTTTCGGGCTGGAGAACGAGTACGGCGTCACGTGTACGTTCAGGGGACAGCGACGCCTGTCTCCCGACGAGGTGGCGCGGTACCTCTTCCGCCGTGTCGTGTCATGGGGCCGCAGCAGCAATGTCTTTCTGCGGAACGGTGCCCGCCTTTATCTCGACGTGGGATCACATCCGGAATACGCGACACCCGAATGTGACAACGTGACGGAGCTCGTCACCCACGACAAGGCCGGCGAGCGCATTCTCGAAGGACTCCTGGTGGACGCCGAACGACGCCTGCACGAGGAAGGAATCGCGGGCGACGTCTATCTGTTCAAGAACAACACCGACTCGGCAGGCAACTCCTACGGATGCCACGAGAACTACCTGGTGGCGCGGCACGGGGAGTTTTCCCGGCTCGCGGACATCCTCATTCCGTTCCTCGTCACGAGGCAGCTGCTGTGCGGTGCCGGCAAGGTGCTGCAGACCCCGCGCGGTGCCGTCTACTGCGTGAGCCAGCGAGCCGAGCACATCTGGGAGGGTGTCAGCTCCGCGACGACCCGCTCCCGGCCCATCATCAACACGCGTGACGAGCCGCACGCGGACGCGGAGCGCTATCGGCGGCTGCACGTCATCGTCGGCGACTCGAACATGTCCGAGACGACCATGCTCCTCAAGGTCGGTGCCACCGATCTCGTGCTGCGCATGATCGAGGCGGGCACCGTCATGCGTGACCTCACCCTGGAGAACCCGATCCGGGCGATCCGCGAGGTCAGCCACGACATCACGGGCCGCCGCAAGGTGCGTCTGGCCAGCGGCCGCGAGGCCTCCGCGCTGGAGGTGCAGCGCGAGTACTACGAGAAGGCCGTGGACTTCGTCGAGCGGCGCGGCATCCGTACCGGAACCGTCGAGCAGGTCCTCGAACTGTGGGGCCGTGTGCTCGACTCGATCGAGGCCGAGGACCTCGACCGGATCGGCACCGAGATCGACTGGGTCATGAAGTACCAGCTCATCGAGCGGTACCGGGCCAAGCACAACATGACCATGTCGCACCCCCGGGTCGCGCAGATAGACCTCGCCTACCACGACATCCACCGTCGTCGTGGCCTCTACTACCTGTTGGAGAGGAAGGGGCAAGCCGCACGGATCTGCAACGACTTGAAGATCTTCGAGGGCAAGTCCGTGCCGCCGCAGACGACTCGGGCCCGGCTGCGCGGGGACTTCATCCGGCGGGCTCAGGAGCAGCGCCGCGACTTCACCGTCGACTGGGTGCACCTGAAGCTCAACGACCAGGCGCAGCGCACGGTGTTGTGCAAGGACCCGTTCCGTTCGGTGGACGACCGGGTGGAGAAGCTCATCGCCGGAATGTGA
- a CDS encoding FKBP-type peptidyl-prolyl cis-trans isomerase yields MSIEKPEIDFPGGEPPAELEIKDIWEGDGAVAKAGDFVKVHYVGVAFSTGEEFDASWNRGAPLEFKLGVGQVISGWDKGVQGMKVGGRRQLVIPAHLAYGDRGAGGAIAPGETLIFVCDLVAV; encoded by the coding sequence GTGAGCATCGAGAAGCCCGAGATCGACTTCCCGGGCGGCGAGCCCCCGGCGGAACTCGAGATCAAGGACATCTGGGAGGGCGACGGCGCCGTCGCCAAGGCGGGCGACTTCGTCAAGGTCCACTACGTGGGTGTGGCCTTCTCCACCGGCGAGGAGTTCGACGCCTCCTGGAACCGCGGCGCCCCGCTGGAGTTCAAGCTCGGCGTCGGCCAGGTCATCAGTGGCTGGGACAAGGGCGTGCAGGGCATGAAGGTCGGCGGTCGTCGCCAGCTGGTCATCCCGGCGCACCTCGCGTACGGCGACCGCGGCGCCGGCGGTGCCATCGCGCCCGGCGAGACGCTGATCTTCGTCTGCGACCTGGTCGCGGTCTGA
- a CDS encoding helix-turn-helix transcriptional regulator, which translates to MAGKPARPTNAIDQTRRMLSLVTYLRERPGARVGDVARAFGITEDELISDLDVLPLCGTSFRGGDLLDIDTDGDRIWWHNPDDVAEPLRIAADEATALLVAARAVSTLPGLREGDRQALLRATAKVEAASGEAASASSRLSVTFESEGGVFADVDRAISERRRLWIRYYSPSRDELSEREIDPIRLVSVGHTYVEAWCRRSEARRTFRLDRVAEIRILDEPSAPPEIELRDLSEGLVQPAAEDPEVVVEVGPGGRWVAEYYPHDSADELPDGGLRITLRTPDPTSLRRLALRLGGDGRIVSPQDLADSARSAAREALAAYDGPDGLEGVGDRPYEGREQGL; encoded by the coding sequence GTGGCAGGAAAACCGGCTCGGCCCACGAACGCGATCGACCAGACCCGGCGGATGCTCTCCCTGGTGACGTATCTGCGCGAGCGCCCCGGCGCGCGCGTCGGCGATGTCGCCCGTGCCTTCGGGATCACCGAGGACGAGCTGATCTCCGACCTGGACGTGCTGCCCCTGTGCGGGACCAGCTTCCGCGGCGGGGATCTGCTCGACATCGACACGGACGGCGACCGGATCTGGTGGCACAACCCCGACGATGTCGCGGAGCCGCTGCGGATCGCCGCCGACGAGGCGACCGCGCTGCTGGTGGCCGCCCGCGCGGTGTCCACGCTGCCCGGTCTGCGCGAGGGCGACCGGCAGGCGCTGCTGCGGGCCACCGCCAAGGTGGAGGCCGCCTCGGGGGAGGCGGCGAGTGCCAGTTCCCGGCTGTCGGTGACCTTCGAGTCCGAGGGCGGTGTCTTCGCCGACGTGGACCGGGCGATCTCCGAGCGACGCCGGCTGTGGATCCGCTACTACTCGCCCTCGCGGGACGAGCTGAGCGAGCGCGAGATCGACCCGATCCGCCTGGTCAGCGTCGGTCACACCTACGTGGAGGCCTGGTGCCGCCGCTCCGAGGCGCGGCGCACCTTCCGGCTCGACCGGGTGGCCGAGATCCGCATCCTGGACGAGCCGTCCGCGCCTCCCGAGATCGAGCTGCGGGACCTCTCGGAGGGGCTGGTCCAGCCCGCGGCCGAGGATCCCGAGGTGGTCGTCGAGGTCGGTCCCGGCGGTCGCTGGGTCGCCGAGTACTACCCGCACGACAGCGCGGATGAGCTGCCGGACGGCGGGCTGCGTATCACCTTGCGGACCCCCGATCCCACGTCGCTGCGGCGGCTGGCCCTGCGTCTCGGCGGTGACGGCCGGATCGTCTCGCCGCAGGACCTGGCGGACAGCGCCCGGAGTGCGGCCCGCGAGGCGCTCGCCGCCTATGACGGGCCGGACGGGCTCGAAGGGGTGGGGGACAGGCCGTACGAGGGGCGGGAGCAGGGACTTTGA